In Onthophagus taurus isolate NC chromosome 6, IU_Otau_3.0, whole genome shotgun sequence, a genomic segment contains:
- the LOC139430268 gene encoding uncharacterized protein, with protein sequence MALKLNFQRFLQTAPRRLPTDSLMTEIDRVTGGNIFKNLDWLLNDDDTNVKGYFKSLSGTMHPVLNTISEFINNKSISYGLVVNLSSQIPKNSLQINNDQIILSKVTEMLRMAILLHNDIVNTTPLNKRLHKGNKISLLCGDYLLTKCLYSLITLKDHYYVEYMSSALRDLTLGRTLGPMDQNGKPYPSKLKNNFDLKQEISILNNFSSELFDYKTVLGHPINEWIIRNSLNAGNLLGKGISSVFRFGNLPESIQNVGFNFGKYFALILKANEDIYEVLKTNHISLTNLLVYIYLKKHPEFYKEIENNLDQINYEDLIFNLVQSGSLDESFEFRNELISSALSCLSVFDDSYPKVLMKELILDLKNVK encoded by the exons ATGgctttaaaactaaattttcaaagatttcTTCAAACCGCCCCCCGACGTCTACCAACCGATAGCTTAATGACTGAAATCGATCGGGTTACAGGaggaaacattttcaaaaacttagatTGGTTGTTAAACGATGACGACACCAAcgttaaaggttattttaagAGTTTATCCGGGACGATGCATCCTGTATTAAACACAAtaag cGAATTTATAAACAACAAATCAATTTCTTATGGTTTAGTAGTAAATTTAAGCTcgcaaattccaaaaaattccCTCCAAATTAATAACGATCAAATAATTCTGTCTAAAGTAACAGAAATGTTACGAATGGCTATCCTTCttcataacgatatcgttAATACAACACCATTAAATAAACGATTACATAAAGGGAATAAAATATCGTTACTCTGCGGGGATTATCTTCTAACGAAATGTTTATATTCTTTAATCACGTTAAAAGATCATTATTACGTTGAATACATGTCTTCGGCATTAAGAGATTTAACATTGGGAAGAACATTGGGACCTATGGATCAAAACGGGAAACCTTATCCATcaaaactcaaaaataattttgatttgaaacaagaaatttcaattttaaataatttttcaagtgaattatttgattataaaacCGTTTTGGGCCACCCGATAAACGAATGGATcataagaaattctttaaacGCCGGGAATTTGTTGGGTAAAGGGATTTCAAGCGTTTTCAGATTCGGTAATTTACCAGAAAGTATTCAAAACGTCGGGTTTAACTTCGGAAAGTATTTCGCTTTGATTTTAAAGGCCAACGAAGATATTTACGAAGTTTTAAAGACAAATCATATTTctttaacgaatttattagtttatatatatttaaaaaaacacccggaattttataaagaaattgaaaataatttggaccaaattaattatgaagatctaatttttaatttggttCAAAGCGGAAGTTTAGATGAAAGTTTCGAATTTAGAAACGAATTAATATCATCGGCTTTAAGTTGTTTGAGCGTTTTTGATGATTCTTATCCTAAGGTGTTaatgaaagaattaattttagatttaaaaaatgtaaaataa